From the Anopheles coustani chromosome X, idAnoCousDA_361_x.2, whole genome shotgun sequence genome, one window contains:
- the LOC131269512 gene encoding AT-rich binding protein-like, whose translation MSSQPPRDNYQYLLSDSLHSLSMPYSFHHRLPCSSPSSVQPMDLNTHSAASAAAAAAAAASAAAYSQSISMTDLTQMTPPSAAAAAAAAAAGLPPVPPRHLPIITSAIASNVGAAGGGGGGSGGTPGGSAANELESSGGAGGSGGGTGAGSGNSGGQQQQQQQQQQQQQQQQQQQQQQQPQPPSGHYITRLE comes from the coding sequence ATGTCGTCGCAGCCGCCGCGCGACAACTACCAGTACTTGCTGTCCGACTCGCTGCACTCGCTCAGCATGCCTTACTCGTTCCACCATCGGCTGCCGTGCAGCTCGCCCTCCAGCGTGCAGCCGATGGACCTGAACACGCACTCGGCCGCCTCAGCGGCTGCGGCTGCGGCAGCTGCCGCCTCGGCCGCTGCCTACAGCCAGTCGATCAGTATGACCGACCTTACGCAGATGACGCCGCCGAGTGCCGCCGcggccgccgcagccgccgccgccggcctGCCGCCTGTCCCACCCCGCCACCTGCCCATCATCACCAGTGCGATCGCGTCCAACGTGGGGGCGGCTGGCGGTGGAGGCGGCGGCTCCGGCGGCACTCCGGGCGGCTCGGCGGCTAATGAGCTCGAATCGTCTGGCGGTGCTGGTGGAAGCGGGGGCGGTACCGGCGCTGGCTCGGGGAACTCCGGtggccaacaacaacagcaacagcaacagcagcaacagcagcaacaacaacagcagcagcaacaacaacaacagccccAGCCGCCAAGCGGCCATTACATCACGCGGCTAGAATAA
- the LOC131269082 gene encoding protein enabled homolog — MLPMLHPPHPSTPSSSSSSASSPTPPSGRSSAAHQSAAVALPLDHPHPHPGPYPPASLPPPAAPTTDPLVTGLSVHLSKLSSAPSSPSASSFSSASSSCSSSSSARHGGHQYPHHLHPSHHQHQLHYQHQQQQQQQQQQQQQQQQHLHHYHQQPLRSPCPSPASLLHQEQLYLFRTPGQSLFRHPGSGTTTSPSTTPPPPPPPPPPPPPPPPPTASTAATA; from the exons ATGCTGCCCATGCTCCATCCTCCCCACCCCTCCACCCCCTCCTCGTCTTCCTCGTCTGCCTCGTCACCCACACCGCCTTCCGGCCGCTCGTCAGCCGCCCACCAGTCAGCGGCCGTGGCCCTTCCCCTCGACCATCCGCACCCTCACCCCGGTCCTTACCCTCCCGCCTCCCTTCCGCCACCAGCCGCTCCAACCACCGATCCCCTCGTGACCGGGCTGTCGGTGCACCTCTCCAAGCTGTCCTCCGCCCCCTCGTCCCCCTCCGCGTCCTCCTTCTCGTCCGCTTCTTCCTCCtgctcgtcctcctcctccgc CCGCCATGGAGGCCATCAGTATCCTCACCACCTTCACCCTTCCCACCATCAACATCAGCTCCAttaccaacaccaacaacagcagcagcagcaacagcagcagcaacaacaacagcagcaacatctccaccactaccaccagcaGCCCCTCCGATCACCCTGCCCCTCACCGGCGTCTCTG CTCCACCAGGAGCAGCTTTACCTCTTCCGCACGCCCGGTCAGTCCCTGTTCCGCCATCCTGGCTCCGGGACCACCACATCGCCCTCCACCACTCCCCCgccgccacctccaccacctccacctcctccaccaccaccacctcctacAGCGTCGACAGCCGCCACCGCCTAA